A stretch of Oryza brachyantha chromosome 4, ObraRS2, whole genome shotgun sequence DNA encodes these proteins:
- the LOC102713623 gene encoding peroxisome biogenesis protein 22-like: MPGLAAAADQDPVSLVRRVSRALNRRVSDLVGLLFHHKTAGSLGAVAGFAIAVVFAWKFLRSSPARPRRPEPKRPSVGPAATDSAAADAVEPAGDPGKLSTRQIVVKRLSGCRKVTCQLLGVVFEEKTPEELQKHATVRPSVVELLLEIARYCDLYLMETVLDDKSEENALIALESAGLFKTGGLMKEKVLFSSTEIGRTSFVRQLEADFHIDTSLDIISQLSRFIRCQLFVSSIEGGQLASNVFNSPSLEQFFS; the protein is encoded by the exons ATGCcaggcctcgccgccgccgccgaccaggACCCCGTCTCGCTGGTGCGCCGCGTCTCCCGCGCCCTCAACCGCCGCGTCTCCGACCTCGTCGGCCTGCTCTTCCACCACAAG ACCGCCGGATCCCTCGGGGCTGTGGCTGgtttcgccatcgccgtcgtcttcgCGTGGAAGTTCCTGCGCTCCTCGCCGGCTAGGCCCCGTCGGCCTGAACCGAAGCGGCCATCGGTTGGTCCTGCTGCTACCGATTCTGCTGCCGCCGATGCGGTTGAGCCTGCTGGTGATCCTGGGAAG CTGTCGACACGGCAAATCGTGGTGAAGCGACTAAGTGGTTGTAGAAAG GTTACTTGCCAACTGCTTGGTGTTGTTTTTGAGGAGAAAACTCCTGAGGAACTTCag AAACATGCAACTGTTCGACCTTCAGTGGTGGAACTACTACTTGAAATAGCCAGATACTGTGATTTGTATCTGATGGAAACTGTACTTGATGATAAGAGTGAG GAGAATGCCCTGATTGCCCTGGAGAGTGCTGGACTTTTCAAGACCGGTGGCTTGATGAAAGAAAAG GTACTCTTTTCCAGCACTGAAATTGGGCGAACTTCATTTGTCCGACAGTTAGAGGCAGATTTTCACATTGACACAAGCCTCGATATAATCTCCCAACTATCT CGGTTCATTCGATGCCAACTGTTTGTTTCCTCAATCGAAGGAGGACAACTTGCGTCTAATGTATTTAACTCGCCAAGCCTTGAGCAGTTCTTCTCATGA
- the LOC102713899 gene encoding uncharacterized protein At2g24330-like: MAEGDAVSASTASPPETPSTQKRRQRGLVSRVWKGIFGGREDVEKLLQALSKEEEAVRSRLHRRARASRQSAHNVLAIAAALEIAAVGYAIMTTRSPDLSWQMRATRVLPMFLIPAIAAFIYSTIASVSKMLDNRDQHTLENLRAERQAKIDELKERTNYYTTQQLIQRYDLDPAAKAAAATVLASKLGADSGLRVFLGEESNRDASLSKSNDAHIGQTTGLRQRKPSHLGNGAGRTYATESLGGSYAYDGSEEGLTTPNQRTVEHFRGPAGNDGGWLARAAALLVGEDPTQCYALICGNCHMHNGLARKEDFAFITYYCPHCNALNGSRQHDEHEMVSNSGKETPISHYDGSIGQAGASLANSGAGSPIAKNLPTVEELPAESPVDTHLPSAEELPAESPVDNRLPAVEELPAESPVSSNPPASELPAEGTVKASIDHPAS; this comes from the exons ATGGCCGAGGGCGACGCCGTCTCGGCCTccaccgcgtcgccgccggagacgCCGTCGACGCAGAAGAGGAGGCAGCGGGGGCTCGTGTCGCGGGTGTGGAAGGGCATATTCGGCGGCCGCGAGGACGTCGAGAAGCTGCTCCAGGCGCTctccaaggaggaggaggccgtccgctcccgcctccaccgccgcgcccgcgcctccCGCCAGTCCGCGCACAATgtcctcgccatcgccgccgcgctcgag ATTGCTGCAGTTGGGTATGCGATTATGACTACCAGATCACCGGACCTCAGCTGGCAGATGAGAGCAACCCGGGTGCTGCCCATGTTCCTGATTCCTGCTATAGCTGCTTTTATCTACTCGACTATTGCAAGTGTCTCCAAAATGC TTGACAACAGAGATCAACATACTCTTGAAAACCTGCGTGCTGAAAGACAGGCTAAGATTGATGAGTTGAAGGAGAGAACGAATTACTACACTACTCAGCAACTTATTCAG AGATATGATCTTGATCCTGCTGCAAAAGCAGCTGCAGCAACTGTTTTGGCATCTAAACTGGGTGCTGATTCTGGATTGAGAGTCTTTTTGGGAGAGGAGTCAAATAGGGATGCATCATTGAGTAAAAGTAATGATGCCCATATTGGACAAACTACTGGACTGAGGCAAAGAAAACCATCACACTTAGGCAACGGTGCTGGAAGGACCTACGCTACTGAGTCATTAGGTGGCTCGTATGCTTATGATGGTAGTGAAGAAGGTCTCACTACTCCAAATCAGAGGACTGTTGAGCACTTCAGAGGGCCAGCTGGTAACGATGGGGGATGGCTCGCACGAGCAGCTGCTCTGCTTGTAGGGGAAGATCCAACTCAGTGCTATGCGCTAATATGTGGCAATTGCCATATGCATAATG GTCTTGCCAGGAAAGAGGACTTTGCATTCATTACATATTACTGCCCTCACTGTAATGCCCTCAATGGATCACGGCAGCATGATGAGCATGAAATGGTATCCAATTCCGGTAAGGAGACTCCTATTTCTCATTACGATGGCAGCATTGGCCAAGCTGGTGCAAGCCTTGCAAACTCAGGTGCCGGCAGTCCTATTGCGAAAAACTTACCCACAGTTGAAGAACTACCTGCGGAAAGTCCTGTTGACACTCACTTACCATCTGCGGAAGAACTACCTGCAGAAAGTCCTGTGGATAACCGCTTACCAGCAGTTGAAGAATTACCTGCAGAGAGCCCTGTTTCCAGTAACCCACCTGCTAGTGAACTACCTGCAGAAGGTACTGTGAAGGCAAGTATTGATCATCCTGCCAgttga
- the LOC102714176 gene encoding uncharacterized protein LOC102714176 isoform X2 — protein MAADSSMGFHQGITASMYNHHMLSFQSTSSDLGSGAGAAGGMVMAPRGMSGTSSSAGLFLSPNTGVLSNASVVGPSRSSSGDVFHSTVAPKYKFVTGSPSDWSELELNTLKEGLVRYAREPNIMKYIKIAAMLPKRTIRDVALRCWWATGKDRRKKPDGFFTGKKIRDMKPIQDKMVASASMANFHLAPANTLTPFSISMQHTNQQCQVPKEVPVVDSATQHLLEENNHLLNQISTNIETFKTGENADLFFRINNNLRTILSRMSETPGIMGQMPQLPVHVNEDNLNSLLQLDRMVPSYGVTHTSHMKQEPRS, from the exons ATGGCCGCCGATTCCAGCATGGGATTCCACCAGGGAATCACGGCCTCCATGTACAACCATCACATGCTCTCTTTCCAATCTACTAGCAGCGACTTGGGCagtggcgccggcgctgcgGGCGGCATGGTGATGGCCCCGAGGGGCATGAGCGGGACCAGTAGCAGCGCTGGGCTTTTCCTCTCCCCGAACACCGGCGTGCTGAGCAACGCATCGGTGGTTGGCCCGTCGAGGAGCTCGTCGGGGGATGTGTTCCATAGCACGGTGGCGCCCAAGTATAAGTTTGTCACAGGTTCACCTTCAGATTGGAGTGAACTTGAGCTGAACACACTGAAGGAAGGGCTAGTGAG ATATGCCCGTGAACCTAATATCATGAAGTACATAAAAATAGCAGCTATGCTACCCAAGAGGACTATCAGGGATGTTGCATTACGGTGTTGGTGGGCTACA GGTAAAGATAGAAGGAAGAAGCCTGATGGATTTTTTACAgggaaaaagataagagaCATGAAG CCAATCCAGGACAAGATGGTTGCATCTGCCTCCATGGCTAATTTTCACCTAGCACCTGCAAACACTCTGACCCCTTTCTCAATCTCAATGCAACATACAAATCAACAATGTCAGGTTCCTAAGGAAG TTCCTGTGGTGGATAGTGCAACCCAGCATCTCCTGGAAGAAAACAATCATTTACTCAACCAAATTTCCacaaatatagaaacattCAAG ACAGGGGAGAACGCGGATCTCTTCTTCCGGATAAACAACAACTTGAGAACAATCTTAAGCAG AATGAGTGAGACACCTGGTATCATGGGTCAGATGCCCCAATTGCCAGTGCATGTAAATGAGGACAATCTAAATTCACTTCTTCAGTTAGACAGAATG GTTCCTTCCTACGGAGTAACGCACACCTCCCACATGAAGCAAGAACCACGAAGCTAA
- the LOC102714176 gene encoding uncharacterized protein LOC102714176 isoform X1 has translation MAADSSMGFHQGITASMYNHHMLSFQSTSSDLGSGAGAAGGMVMAPRGMSGTSSSAGLFLSPNTGVLSNASVVGPSRSSSGDVFHSTVAPKYKFVTGSPSDWSELELNTLKEGLVRYAREPNIMKYIKIAAMLPKRTIRDVALRCWWATGKDRRKKPDGFFTGKKIRDMKQPIQDKMVASASMANFHLAPANTLTPFSISMQHTNQQCQVPKEVPVVDSATQHLLEENNHLLNQISTNIETFKTGENADLFFRINNNLRTILSRMSETPGIMGQMPQLPVHVNEDNLNSLLQLDRMVPSYGVTHTSHMKQEPRS, from the exons ATGGCCGCCGATTCCAGCATGGGATTCCACCAGGGAATCACGGCCTCCATGTACAACCATCACATGCTCTCTTTCCAATCTACTAGCAGCGACTTGGGCagtggcgccggcgctgcgGGCGGCATGGTGATGGCCCCGAGGGGCATGAGCGGGACCAGTAGCAGCGCTGGGCTTTTCCTCTCCCCGAACACCGGCGTGCTGAGCAACGCATCGGTGGTTGGCCCGTCGAGGAGCTCGTCGGGGGATGTGTTCCATAGCACGGTGGCGCCCAAGTATAAGTTTGTCACAGGTTCACCTTCAGATTGGAGTGAACTTGAGCTGAACACACTGAAGGAAGGGCTAGTGAG ATATGCCCGTGAACCTAATATCATGAAGTACATAAAAATAGCAGCTATGCTACCCAAGAGGACTATCAGGGATGTTGCATTACGGTGTTGGTGGGCTACA GGTAAAGATAGAAGGAAGAAGCCTGATGGATTTTTTACAgggaaaaagataagagaCATGAAG CAGCCAATCCAGGACAAGATGGTTGCATCTGCCTCCATGGCTAATTTTCACCTAGCACCTGCAAACACTCTGACCCCTTTCTCAATCTCAATGCAACATACAAATCAACAATGTCAGGTTCCTAAGGAAG TTCCTGTGGTGGATAGTGCAACCCAGCATCTCCTGGAAGAAAACAATCATTTACTCAACCAAATTTCCacaaatatagaaacattCAAG ACAGGGGAGAACGCGGATCTCTTCTTCCGGATAAACAACAACTTGAGAACAATCTTAAGCAG AATGAGTGAGACACCTGGTATCATGGGTCAGATGCCCCAATTGCCAGTGCATGTAAATGAGGACAATCTAAATTCACTTCTTCAGTTAGACAGAATG GTTCCTTCCTACGGAGTAACGCACACCTCCCACATGAAGCAAGAACCACGAAGCTAA
- the LOC102714176 gene encoding uncharacterized protein LOC102714176 isoform X3 translates to MAADSSMGFHQGITASMYNHHMLSFQSTSSDLGSGAGAAGGMVMAPRGMSGTSSSAGLFLSPNTGVLSNASVVGPSRSSSGDVFHSTVAPKYKFVTGSPSDWSELELNTLKEGLVRYAREPNIMKYIKIAAMLPKRTIRDVALRCWWATGKDRRKKPDGFFTGKKIRDMKQPIQDKMVASASMANFHLAPANTLTPFSISMQHTNQQCQVPKEVPVVDSATQHLLEENNHLLNQISTNIETFKTGENADLFFRINNNLRTILSRMSETPGIMGQMPQLPVHVNEDNLNSLLQLDRMVMNL, encoded by the exons ATGGCCGCCGATTCCAGCATGGGATTCCACCAGGGAATCACGGCCTCCATGTACAACCATCACATGCTCTCTTTCCAATCTACTAGCAGCGACTTGGGCagtggcgccggcgctgcgGGCGGCATGGTGATGGCCCCGAGGGGCATGAGCGGGACCAGTAGCAGCGCTGGGCTTTTCCTCTCCCCGAACACCGGCGTGCTGAGCAACGCATCGGTGGTTGGCCCGTCGAGGAGCTCGTCGGGGGATGTGTTCCATAGCACGGTGGCGCCCAAGTATAAGTTTGTCACAGGTTCACCTTCAGATTGGAGTGAACTTGAGCTGAACACACTGAAGGAAGGGCTAGTGAG ATATGCCCGTGAACCTAATATCATGAAGTACATAAAAATAGCAGCTATGCTACCCAAGAGGACTATCAGGGATGTTGCATTACGGTGTTGGTGGGCTACA GGTAAAGATAGAAGGAAGAAGCCTGATGGATTTTTTACAgggaaaaagataagagaCATGAAG CAGCCAATCCAGGACAAGATGGTTGCATCTGCCTCCATGGCTAATTTTCACCTAGCACCTGCAAACACTCTGACCCCTTTCTCAATCTCAATGCAACATACAAATCAACAATGTCAGGTTCCTAAGGAAG TTCCTGTGGTGGATAGTGCAACCCAGCATCTCCTGGAAGAAAACAATCATTTACTCAACCAAATTTCCacaaatatagaaacattCAAG ACAGGGGAGAACGCGGATCTCTTCTTCCGGATAAACAACAACTTGAGAACAATCTTAAGCAG AATGAGTGAGACACCTGGTATCATGGGTCAGATGCCCCAATTGCCAGTGCATGTAAATGAGGACAATCTAAATTCACTTCTTCAGTTAGACAGAATG GTGATGAACCTGTAA